One part of the Solanum dulcamara chromosome 8, daSolDulc1.2, whole genome shotgun sequence genome encodes these proteins:
- the LOC129899088 gene encoding asparagine synthetase [glutamine-hydrolyzing] produces MCGILALLGCSDDSQAKRVRVLELSRRLKHRGPDWSGIFQYGDCYLAHQRLAIIDPASGDQPLFNEDKKIVVTVNGEIYNHEKLRKLMPNHKFRTGSDCDVIAHLYEEYGETFVDMLDGVFSFVLLDTRDNSFLAARDAIGITPLYIGWGLDGSVWISSELKGLNDDCEHFEAFPPGHLYSSKNGGLRRWYNPAWFSEAIPSTPYDPLVLRRAFENAVIKRLMTDVPFGVLLSGGLDSSLVASVTARYLAGTKAAKQWGAQLHSFCVGLEGSPDLKAAKEVADFLGTVHHEFHFTVQDGIDAIEDVIYHIETYDVTTIRASTPMFLMSRKIKSLGVKMVISGEGADEIFGGYLYFHKAPNKEEFHKETCRKIKALHQYDCLRANKATSAWGLEARVPFLDKEFINVAMSIDPEWKMIKRDQGRIEKWVLRKAFDDEEQPYLPKHILYRQKEQFSDGVGYSWIDGLKAHAEQHVTDRMMLNAANIFPHNTPTTKEGYYYRMIFERFFPQNSASLTVPGGPSIACSTAKAIEWDASWSNNLDPSGRAAIGVHNSAYDDHLSKVANGNLDATIINNVQRMVGVGVASELTIRS; encoded by the exons ATGTGTGGAATTTTGGCTTTGTTGGGTTGTTCTGATGATTCTCAGGCCAAAAGGGTTCGAGTTCTTGAGCTTTCTCGCAG GTTGAAGCATCGTGGACCAGATTGGAGTGGAATATTTCAATATGGTGATTGTTATTTGGCACATCAACGTCTAGCAATTATCGACCCTGCTTCTGGTGATCAACCTCTGTTTAATGAAGACAAAAAGATTGTTGTTACT GTTAATGGAGAAATCTACAATCATGAAAAACTTCGAAAACTTATGCCTAATCACAAGTTTAGGACTGGAAGTGATTGTGATGTTATTGCTCATCTT TATGAAGAATATGGAGAAACTTTTGTGGACATGTTGGATGGGGTGTTCTCTTTCGTATTATTGGATACTCGCGATAACAGCTTTCTTGCTGCTCGCGATGCCATTGGAATTACACCACTCTATATTGGTTGGGGACTTGATG GCTCAGTGTGGATATCATCTGAGCTAAAGGGCTTGAATGATGATTGTGAACATTTTGAAGCTTTCCCTCCCGGGCACTTGTACTCGAGCAAGAATGGCGGGCTTAGGAGATGGTACAATCCTGCTTGGTTCTCTGAGGCTATTCCTTCCACTCCTTATGACCCTTTGGTTCTGAGACGTGCCTTCGAAAAT GCTGTTATCAAACGGTTGATGACTGATGTCCCCTTTGGCGTTCTGCTCTCGGGCGGACTTGATTCATCTTTGGTTGCCTCTGTCACTGCTCGATACTTGGCTGGAACGAAAGCAGCTAAGCAATGGGGAGCACAACTTCATTCCTTCTGTGTTGGTCTCGAG GGCTCACCAGATCTCAAGGCTGCAAAAGAAGTTGCTGACTTCTTAGGAACCGTTCACCATGAGTTTCACTTCACTGTTCAG GATGGAATTGATGCTATTGAAGATGTTATTTACCATATCGAGACATATGATGTAACAACGATAAGAGCAAGCACTCCTATGTTCCTTATGTCACGTAAAATTAAATCACTCGGAGTGAAGATGGTCATATCAGGGGAAGGCGCTGACGAAATATTTGGTGGCTACTTGTACTTCCACAAAGCCCCCAACAAGGAAGAATTCCACAAGGAAACATGTCGCAAG ATAAAAGCGCTTCACCAGTATGACTGTTTAAGAGCAAACAAGGCTACATCCGCATGGGGCTTAGAAGCTAGAGTACCGTTTCTGGATAAAGAGTTCATCAATGTTGCCATGAGTATCGATCCTGAATGGAAGATG ATTAAGCGCGATCAAGGTAGGATCGAAAAATGGGTTCTTAGGAAGGCATTTGATGATGAGGAGCAACCCTACCTCCCAAAG CATATTCTGTACCGGCAGAAAGAACAATTCAGTGATGGCGTAGGCTATAGTTGGATTGATGGACTCAAAGCGCATGCTGAACAACAT GTGACTGATAGGATGATGCTTAATGCTGCTAATATCTTTCCACATAACACTCCGACTACAAAGGAAGGATACTATTACAGAATGATTTTCGAGAGGTTCTTCCCACAG AACTCAGCAAGCTTGACCGTTCCTGGAGGACCGAGTATAGCTTGCAGCACGGCTAAAGCAATTGAGTGGGATGCTTCTTGGTCTAACAACCTTGATCCTTCCGGTAGGGCTGCTATCGGTGTACATAACTCTGCTTATGATGATCATCTATCCAAAGTTGCTAATGGGAATTTAGACGCGACAATCATCAATAACGTCCAAAGGATGGTAGGCGTGGGCGTGGCTTCGGAGCTCACAATAAGAAGCTAA
- the LOC129900645 gene encoding protein PMR5-like — MILVHALIVSNILSTFPLFFSSLCCFLLLPMNLFSSLKFSSSSSTKSFSFRFLLCLFLLHFFYVLSLASLKNHQNHKKPIMILANLTSCSLFMGSWVYDETYPLYQSSSCPIIDSQFNCQMYGRPDTDYLKYRWKPANCEISRFNGVDFLMRMRGKTVMYVGDSLGRNQWQSLICMISAAVPRAQTQIITGDPISTFKFLDYGVSVSFYRTPYLVDIDLVQGKRILRLDDITKNSNAWRGVDVLSFNTGHWWTHKGALQGWDYMDLGGKLYEDMDRLVALEKGLRTWARWIDANIDKSRTKLFFQGISPTHYNPSDWTTGTSTTSSARSCYGETVPMTGTAYPGTFPDQMVVLKEVIRDMNNPPFLLDITFLSAMRKDAHPSIYSGALTSEQRANPDHSADCSHWCLAGLPDTWNQLFYTALFF, encoded by the exons ATGATACTAGTACATGCATTAATAGTAAGTAATATTCTTTCTACTTTCccacttttcttttcttctctctgTTGTTTTCTATTACTTCCAATGAATCTTTTCtcttctctaaaattttcttcttcctcttctactaaatcattttcctttagATTTCTGTTATGTCTTTTTTTActacattttttttatgtactttCATTAGCAAGTTTAAAGAACCACCAAAATCATAAAAAGCCAATTATGATTTTGGCAAATTTAACTTCATGTTCTTTGTTTATGGGTAGTTGGGTTTATGATGAAACTTATCCATTGTATCAATCTTCTTCTTGCCCAATTATTGATTCACAATTTAATTGTCAAATGTATGGAAGACCAGACACTGATTACCTCAAATATAGATGGAAACCAGCAAATTGTGAAATTTCCAG gttTAATGGTGTAGACTTTTTGATGAGAATGAGAGGAAAGACAGTGATGTATGTTGGAGATTCATTAGGAAGAAACCAATGGCAGTCATTGATTTGTATGATTTCAGCAGCTGTCCCACGAGCTCAAACACAAATCATCACGGGTGACCCTATTTCTACTTTCAAATTCTTG GATTATGGAGTGTCTGTGTCATTTTACAGAACACCATATCTAGTAGACATTGATTTAGTGCAAGGGAAGAGAATACTGAGATTGGATGATATAACTAAGAATTCCAATGCTTGGAGAGGTGTAGATGTCTTGTCTTTCAATACTGGCCATTGGTGGACTCACAAAGGGGCTCTCCAAGG GTGGGACTACATGGATTTAGGAGGCAAATTGTATGAAGATATGGATAGGCTAGTGGCACTAGAGAAAGGCTTAAGGACATGGGCAAGATGGATTGATGCCAATATTGACAAAAGTAGAACTAAACTATTCTTTCAGGGTATTTCACCtacacattacaa CCCAAGTGATTGGACCACCGGCACGTCGACCACATCATCAGCGAGAAGTTGTTATGGCGAGACCGTGCCGATGACCGGCACGGCATATCCGGGCACGTTCCCGGATCAAATGGTGGTGTTGAAGGAGGTAATAAGAGACATGAACAACCCTCCATTTCTTTTGGACATAACATTTCTATCAGCTATGAGAAAAGATGCACACCCTTCTATCTATAGTGGTGCACTCACTTCAGAGCAAAGGGCAAATCCTGATCACTCTGCTGATTGTAGTCATTGGTGTCTTGCTGGATTGCCTGATACTTGGAATCAACTATTTTACACTGCCCTTTTCTTCTAG
- the LOC129901206 gene encoding putative pentatricopeptide repeat-containing protein At1g12700, mitochondrial, with product MKRISLRNGNAIPFISFFPNSHSASAISGKGKVGLNSSNFDKVKSLDDAVNLFNQMVRMKPLPSLVHFSKLFKNMISMKYYIAVLSLFREMQKLGIPISEFILNIVINSYCLMHRSDCAFSVLPIYLKSAIPFDVVTFTTLLRGIFAENKTKDAVELFKKLVREKICEPNEVMYATVMNGLSKRGHTDKTLSLLRLMEQGNTKPNICIYNIVIDSLCKDRNLDAAITLLNEMKQRGIPPNIVTYSSLIDGLCRIGQWGKVKIFFSEMVNHNIYPNVCSFNILTHGLCKEGNVEDAEEVMKHMVEKGVEPNIITYSAIMDGYCLHGQMDSARRIFDTMIDKGIEPSIFSYNILINGYCKKKNLAKAMQLFCEISQKGSKPDIVTYTTILKGLFEVGRTGEAKQIYAEMLSAGTKPDIYTHVTLLNGYFNYGLVEEAMSLFNKLERKREYTDIAFYSVVINGLCKNGKLDEARAVFKKLSFIGLLPDVRTYTVMINGFCLEGLFDEAKDILRKMEDNGCSPNNVTYNVILQGFLRCNKIIEMTVFMKEMAGRGFSFDATTAEFLVNIVRENPSVIDMIPELHSKNKK from the coding sequence ATGAAGAGAATTTCTCTGCGAAATGGAAATGCTATTCCCTTTATCTCTTTCTTCCCTAATTCACATTCTGCTTCCGCAATTTCAGGAAAGGGTAAAGTTGGGTTAAACAGTAGCAATTTTGACAAAGTAAAGAGTTTAGATGATGCTGTGAATCTCTTCAATCAAATGGTTAGAATGAAACCTCTTCCTTCACTTGTCCATTTCTCTAAATTGTTTAAGAATATGATAAGTATGAAGTATTACATTGCTGTCCTTTCTCTTTTTCGAGAAATGCAGAAATTGGGTATCCCAATTAGTGAATTCATCTTGAATATCGTGATTAATAGTTATTGTCTGATGCATCGTTCTGATTGTGCATTTTCGGTGTTACCCATTTACTTGAAGAGTGCCATTCCATTTGATGTTGTCACCTTTACCACCCTATTAAGAGGAATCTTTGCTGAAAATAAGACTAAAGATGcagttgaattgttcaaaaaatTGGTGAGAGAGAAGATTTGTGAGCCCAACGAAGTCATGTATGCAACCGTAATGAATGGGCTTAGCAAAAGGGGGCATACTGACAAGACTTTAAGTTTGCTCCGTTTAATGGAACAAGGGAACACTAAGCCCAACATATGCATCTACAACATTGTTATAGATTCCCTTTGCAAAGATAGAAACTTAGATGCTGCTATCACTCTTTTGAACGAGATGAAGCAGAGAGGCATTCCTCCAAACATAGTCACATATAGTTCATTAATTGATGGTTTGTGTAGGATTGGTCAGTGGGGAAAGGTTAAGATTTTTTTCTCTGAGATGGTGAACCACAATATTTATCCAAATGTGTGCAGCTTCAATATACTAACACATGGACTATGCAAAGAAGGGAACGTTGAAGATGCCGAGGAAGTAATGAAACACATGGTCGAAAAGGGTGTAGAGCCTAATATTATCACCTACAGTGCGATAATGGATGGATATTGTTTGCATGGTCAAATGGATAGTGCGAGGAGAATTTTTGATACCATGATAGATAAGGGCATTGAGCCTAGCATTTTTAGCTATAACATACTAATAAACGGATATTGTAAGAAAAAGAATTTGGCTAAGGCCATGCAATTGTTTTGTGAAATTTCTCAAAAGGGATCAAAACCTGATATTGTTACCTACACTACTATCTTGAAAGGTCTGTTTGAAGTTGGAAGAACTGGTGAAGCAAAACAAATTTACGCTGAGATGCTATCTGCGGGGACCAAGCCTGATATATACACTCATGTCACTTTGCTCAATGGTTATTTTAATTACGGACTCGTTGAAGAAGCTATGTCACTCTTTAATAAgttagaaagaaagagagaatatACTGATATTGCATTTTATAGTGTTGTCATTAATGGATTGTGCAAAAATGGTAAACTCGACGAAGCGCGTGCTGTTTTCAAGAAGCTTTCTTTTATTGGATTGCTTCCAGATGTGAGAACATACACCGTAATGATAAATGGATTTTGTCTTGAAGGGTTGTTTGATGAAGCTAAAGATATTCTAAGAAAAATGGAAGACAATGGTTGTTCTCCAAACAATGTCACTTATAATGTTATTTTGCAAGGATTTCTCAGGTGCAACAAAATTATTGAAATGACAGTTTTTATGAAGGAAATGGCTGGAAGGGGTTTCTCATTTGATGCAACTACAGCTGAGTTTTTGGTAAACATTGTAAGGGAGAATCCTTCTGTCATTGACATGATACCAGAGCTTCACTCGAAAAATAAGAAGTGA